AACTGACAACAGGCTCATTCTGGcgtcaaaaaaaagtttttcctcccgaaagttcattttcatttaacgGTGCCAGGTTTTGTTCGGAACTTCCGGGACAAACCCATCCGAACACACAATAAACGAGCCTTCTGATGTCGGCGGATGACTGCTGCAGATGGCAACCGACTCGGCGCCATCACGGCCCCCATTCGTAGGAGGCACATCGCAGCTGTGTGAGAATGCGAGGTACATTCAGGGACACTGCGTAAATGTGAGTGAATGTGTTCTCCTGTGGTTCTTTTGTAATGCAATACAAAAGTGTAATTATTATCTGTATTAGAATGGCTTTGTTAAAACTGGATGATCACACTGTCTAtggatattattttgttttgtaatataagACTAGCTATGAcaaaatattctgtttttatagtgagtcagggcggcatggtggttcagctggtaaagcgttggcctcacagttctgacgatccggattcgatcccggccccacctgtgtggagtttgcctgttctccccgtgcctgcgtgggttttctccgggcactccggtttcctcccacatcgcaaaaacatgccacattaattggacactctaaaaagtCGCCCATAGGTGTgtttgggagtgcggctgtttgtctcgatgtgccctgcaattgcctggcaaccagttcagggtggaacccgtctcctgcccgttgacagctgggataggctccagcactccccgcgaccctcgtgaggataagcggcaaagaaaatggagggatggatagtTGGTCAGTTGCTTGAAGAAAGCctggataggctgcagcacaccCGCGGCCCCAGTTAgatagaaaatgtatggatcgTCAGTCAGAACGGccataaatgcaaaataataaatgccCTTTCACCCCCGTTCCTGTCATACTGTGTTGCTAAGCTCtgagcttttttaaaaaaagaccattcAAGCAACAAATTTTTCTTCACTCTTTTGAGGTTGTAGGGTGAAAGCTGCAGTTGGCTATTAGTGTGGACTTAATAAGTGCCaacaatgggaaaatgaaaCTGCCAGTATTTTGTACTGTGGCCTGGAAATGTAAATCAATATAACATATGAAAAactttgacatccatccatccattttcttcgccgcatatcctcacgagggtcgcgcggagtgctggagcctatcccagccgtcaacaggcaggaggcggggtacaccctgaactggttgccagccaatcgcagggcacaacaagacaaacagccgcactcccaaacatatctatgggcaattttttagagtgtcctattaatgttgcatgtttttgggacgtccGCTTCAACATGACTGGCTCCTGTATCGCAGGAAGGGTAGGCTACGCAGATATATCCCaaatataatggaaaaaaaactaagaagTTGATGATGGTTGGCTTTAGGAGTAGGTTTGGGGTAAAGTCCGTTTAAGATGAGTTCAGTAAATGCCTCGACAGCAGGGCtctgcaacctttttgaggctgaaggctacttcgtgagcaccttttgcggaaaatttcagactcagttcattacatgtacatcaaatatttttgttttaatttattgtagtaaatgacattacaggtgttttaaaattttaattcacgtaagcaagtcagattcagcatttaaagcacaaataatagtaacaatttgtgacctgtggtatttttagaacatacctggcgggcgccttatatggtcctcgcgggctaccattcgcccacgggcaccgcgttggtgacccctcctTCTACCATAAATAGAATCGTTATTTGGGATGGACATCGCGTTACATCAAGTGATATATTATTTTTGCACTCTCAGGACGCTGTAATTTTGAGGGTAAGAGCCTGTTAACAACATATTGAGAAATATGAACTAGTTCATTTTGGGAATGGTgaacttcaatattttgaattaCGAACGGAACTCATCTTGGGTACAGAAAACGGGAAGTTTGAACTAGTCTGCATAGAAAACATATCCTCAACACTGCTTGTTAATATACAGGGAGTCTTCGGGtgaagacggtctcgacctacgACGTTTctactttacaacgcccgttcccttccgccattttgtcgggctaatgcttgtctgtgtttgtgcgccaggagtatctttgcatttttcgccctccttttcaGACATTATGGCCCCTAAGAAGAAAGCTGTGCCTTTTAGCAATGCTCCTgcggccaaaagaaaatccatgaccatggaaacgaagctcaagatcctAAAAAGATTtgagaaaggagagacgccaACATCACTgcggcttcagtcggtcgaccgtggtgacagttattaaagaaaaagcccgtattttagcacatgtgatgAAGGATTTCGTTcctgtcggatacaatgatcacaaaacgaggttctttgatacttgtggagatggagaggattgaggcccaggttccttagcaatagctaagcaccgcctccctttcttcttcttctccatccatctcTTAGCAGTAATGCTCAGTACAtcctcttgtttatttcaatttatttgtttctatacaaagtattttgatgtaaattctgactttttaaCGGTGGAATCCGACCTAAGTCGCAACTCCAGGAACGGCTCTCAgttgtagaccgaggactccctttaTAACACTATGAATGTCATCACTGACttcagaataaataaatacaatttcattGTAACACCATTAGAATTCAGGTTATAAATGTAGGCCAGGACTTCCGATAGGCCAGAATAATGATGTGAAATGACGCCAAACGAACTGATACAATGGCGACACGTTAATTACGGCTGCAAATCAACAAGATTGATGCTGCATTCATGACTAAATTGGCACGTTCCTCGCTGCTACGAATATGAATGTCGCTCCGGACGTGCAGCAAGAACCATGTGAACAGAATACGGGAGAACAGAAGAGTGCACGGTTTAAGCATACAATTGACCCCGTACAGGTGGGATCAGCGCTGAGGAAGAGGTGCTCAGTCAGATTTGCAAGAAAAACAATGCACCGACTGTTCGGCCGAACCTATGCGGGAATGTGCCGGTGTCTTTATGTACCGCTGAGTGTGTGCGTCTGTCGGAGGGGGCAAGTTATAAAGCCCTCTCCCTACCTCAGTAGTTATCTGTCTGCAGGCTTATTTGATTACACTGACTAACTGAAGGCCTCCTGTGGGATTACGTCCGAACTTCTCGCTGGATCTTGTTACGGCATTTTTGTCAGATCCAGCTTTCGAGCCTATACAGTAAATGGACAACACAACTACCTGATTTAGTCCTACGGGCTCAAAACGTGTTCCATCCATTTGATAACGTTTGTCGTCATAAGCCTCACAGGTGGAAACCTATGCTACCTGACTTTGGGGGAGAGCCAGGGTATACCGTGGACTAGTTGCCAATCAATCAAAGCGCACATGTAGACACCCATTCATACtcaaacctatgggcaatttagtcttcagttaacctaccatgcatgtttatgggagaTGGAAAGAAACCAAAGTCTGCGGCCAGAAAACATACCCAGACACTGGAGAACATGAATACACCACGGATGTCTAAGACAAGAGTCAAACCCAGAATCTCTTGATTGTGACGTCATTCCGACATGCAGCCCAAGTTAGGCTCAACTACAACTTCATGttgaaatgatgttttttttttttttcttgagactAAAAATGTGGTTTGTCCAGGGTGCATCCCACATTTTGCCAAAAAGGATTGTTCAAATTGAATCAAGTTTCAATGGGAATCAGTGgcacaaagaaatgaaaaatgaaaataaaacccaTGATGATGTGATGCTGATTTTGTTGAGtatatacattttacattaaCAGTTCAAACAAAATCAGAGAAGCTGCTGTACAGCGAAACAGCACCACCTGCCGGCGTAACGATGAAGCCTCAAAAACTTTTGATACTTACAATGGTGTGAAAAGCGCTGCTATCCACGGGATCCCCCAGCACATTGAAGGCCACCAAAGCCACCTGAAATCCCAAATAAATGTCTGTGATGCGAGgacaacaaaataataagaataagaaaataattACACAAATATTACCAAATAGCTGCATCTACCTGATTGTAGTGATTGTGACGGTTCGCATAATTCTCGTGGAACGTTATCCTCAGGTATGTTCCGACGGCGTCCACGTGGACGGACTTCAGCTCCCGAGCTCTGAAACCGGTCTTCTTGTTGTCCGATAGAGACACGTAACTGTGGTGAGAGTATTACAGTTGTAGCTCTGTTGCGTACTTTTACGCGCTGAAAATGATCGTCCGTATTCTCACCCGAGCCTGCGGAGCTGATCAACGAACACTGATCCGGTGGGACCGGGAGTAGAGTCCCCTATGTGAAACTCCACCTTAGCCGGGATGAGATAATGGTGGGCCAGCAACTGCAGCTTCTTCACTCGACATTTTTCCGCCAGCTGGAGGGTGATGTGTTGAGGGTAGCTACAGAACCTGTGGAACACGATGTTCGACCTGTAACTCGAATCAAATCCAACTCTACTCTCATTTTATCAGGCGTACAGCAGTCACAAAATTCATGGTATCAACGTGTGCccagtgactgactggcgaccagctgGAATAAGTTCTGGCACTCTcctgacccttatgaggatatgcgtcttggaaaatggacttgTTCAGAAGTGGAATACAATAAAATCTCCGAAATTCCCTCAAAATCTTCAGCCAAACTCGAACCATCCTCACGACGCCAAGTGAGACATCACCACATCCCACGAAAGCggaggtgtcaaacacaagacccggggaccagatctggcccgccacctgattttatgtggcccgcgaagccaaatctagagtgtcaatttccacgattcttgttaaaatctctaccaacatttcaaattgtcatgtatcacaaatgataaagttgagatattacaagcatttttgtgttttcaaacatgaatagttgaaaaacacattacccttgatttctgattccaaaacaagttcacaaattgatgatgtaaatatgatgagatgatcaaatatttttgttgcacagtcataacggccctctgagggaaactgcgAGGAAAATAAACTAAATGCACTAAACTTTAGTGTAGTGACTCCAtgatagtttttctttttctttgacttttttctAGTTTACTTTAAAGACGTAAATCATAATTAAAAAAGTAcctacgcagcccatcaatgtcttTTGTAATggcagcgtccaccaccgctgctttagttagcaaacAATcagggcaacgtagagcaaagacgagctagacatgctgcttgtttactctcgataataatggagaaagttaaaaaagaaatgttaaaataattgttCTAAGATCCAATGACTGTCGGGTTATGTGAATAATCTaagaaaaagtgattaaactggacgagattttctcttttgagTGGGAAAGATCTGGTATGAAGCCAAAGTATTTTAGAATGTGATGACACTTGACATTTAAGTGGTTACCTGCTGGATTTCCAACCACTGACAGTGGGTGCATGGACCATAAGTTCCTGAGCGCTGAAGTTGTCCTCATGACTGGAAGAAGTGAGCACAGTAAATCTTATCTTCCTGGACATCCCTTCGCCATAAACTGCAAGAATGCAAACAAGGCAAGCAACGTACATATTGAATTGTTAGGAAGTGACACTTAATTTTAGTCAACATGTTCTTAAAGATGGTATTTCGGATTTGCTGTTTTaggtttgtaaaacaaaaacactttccgGGAGCAACTTAACATCCCTTGTAATCCTGTCTGGCGAGTGCTACCAAGCTATTTCATATTAATTCTttcatgttttgaaattatttcacatatatattatagttAAAACCATGAAAACACGATCAGTTTCCCTCTTCCATAAATTATGTATTTGATGTCGGCTGTTTCTAAATAGTGGTCGATAGAGATTGTGGTTTTATGATGAAAACAACTCTAGGTACGAAGTAGAAACATTATTGGAGTTGTTCTATTTCCCCACgccgactaaaaaaaaatgatggacgGGCAGTGAGGGGAGTTTACCAACTGTTAACTACTCCATAAACCAACATGGCTGACCTGATACACTAGCTGTGTTGTGACGTTCTTTATCCCAACTCTAACCAACTTACACTAACTTATAATGGTCCCTAAGTCTTACTGCTTTACGtttcaaacagttttaagacattaaaaaaaagcatcattttGATGCATTCAAATTAGTCTTACCGCGAGCATCACCGTAATGTTGACAGTTCGTACTGACGCTTCATCGCCATAGTGCGCATGCGCGAAGAAACAGCCCCGCAATGGATTCTGGTCAATGTAGTTTTATTTGACAAAGGGCTATTCGTAACTCCCTGTGGTCATTGGGCAGAACGGCTGTGAACCGGAttcttaaaatttcaaaataaaagttaataAGTACAGGCTTTGGGGGTCGACGTTATTTGACTAAGTATTAGTAAAACAacgattaaaataaataaagccgtTTTTTGGTACTTTTAATCGTCCTTCCTCTcgttaaaagacaaaaaatattaagATATACTTTTATTATTGTGAATGGgtagatcctttttttttttcgacgaaCACAAGTTGTTCACTTCCGGGTTAGCTTGCTAGCAACACTACGAGTAGCCAACATGGACGCAATGAAAACATGGCCAGAAGTGGAGAAAGCGGCGGTAGAAAAGAGACGTGAACTTGTTTTGCAAGGGGCCGCAGCCGATAAGAAGATTTCATCACACGGGGGTCTTCCTTCTGCCCTTTATTCCCTCACGCTGCTTAATTATCTCGAGGTTAGCCAGTGTCCGAGTTTGACGGAGATCCACGAGAACATCCAGCGTCTGACAAACCTTCAGAGTCTCATCTTGTGCAGGAATAAACTCGCATGCATCCCAGATGTCATCAGAAGCCTCAAGTCCCTCAAAGTCCTGGACCTGTCTTCCAACAACCTCGGCCTTTTACCGGATGGCATCACCCAGCTCCACGAGCTAACCACTTTGAACGTGAGCTGCAACCGTTTGGAGGCTCTCCCAGACGGACTGAGCAAGTGCTCCAAGCTTTCAAACCTCAACATGTCCAAGAACCGCATCAGCGCCTTTCCGAGCGATCTGTACTCGGAACGGCTGGACCTGCTCTGCACCCTGGAGGCCTCTGATAACGCCATCTCGGAGCTTGCCAGAGATATTCACAAGTTGCCAGCTTTGAAGGTGAAAACACACATCACAACATTTATCAAATATTATGTTAGTTTTGATATCTGTGGTAGAAATGGCCAGGAGACAAGGCTGAAGGTGGCAGAAGATAGAAAGACTAGTagaatttttttccactactgtgccattaaacatttattaataaacTAATGTGCTGCACTAGTAATACTATATTGGCAAACTAGTAGGCATGACCCTACTAGGAGAACAAAATTGGCCACAGGTAGTTTTGGCTCTAGTAAAACGGAGTTATCCTACTATTATGGAGAATTTACAATTTTattgtgcagaaatgtcatacagCAGTGGAAGGTAGCACTGGGAAAGGTTTTAGGTGTAAAACACGAGAAAATCCAATAAATCATCAAAGCATTTTAAGGAAAGCCTTGATAGCATTTAtaaacatccattttatgagctgcttatcctcatgagggtcacaggagtgctggaggctaccccagctgtcattgggcaggaggcggggtactccatgaactggttgccagccaatcgccgggcacaaaGAGActggcaacagtcgcactcacgattacaccgaggggcaatttagagtgtccaaagaatgttgcatgtttttgggatgtgggaggaaaccggagtgcccggagaaaacccacgcaggcacggggagaacatgcaaactccacagaggcgggtctgggattgaattcgggaccttagaactgtgaggccaaagctttctagctgatccaccgtgtaaataaaaataactaaaataaaatcatagcaTGTTATGTAGTTGTAATATAGCATGAGCATGAATAGAATTCAGTCTCCCCTCGAATTCTTAGTTGCTGCGTGATTACGAAGTGCTGCAGTCAGTTTGTGAGCTGAATTTGGTTCTGCTGGTGTCCGCCATCTAGGTGCTAGATCTCTCCAACAACCAGCTGAGCGAGATCCCGTCCAGCCTGAGCGACTGCCCCAAGCTGAAGGAGATCAACTTCCGAGGCAACAAGCTGAACGACAAGCGCCTAGAGAAGATGGTGAATGGCTGCCAGACGAAGTCCATCCTGGACTACCTGAGAGGGAAAGCAAGGCAGGGAGAGGAGCGAGGGGACATGGACGGGGGGCGGAGCGTGAAtgacaagaagaagaggcaacagcagaagaagaagagggaggaaGAGCGTGATGAGTTGGAAGAAGTCAACAAGATGGTGGTGAGAGTTCTCCGGGTTTCCGACGCTCCCGAGGCACTTACGGTCAGAGTCGGCGCGGAGGTGAAGGACGTGCGACCTTACCTGGTTTGCTGTGTGGTCAGAGGCATGAACCTGAAAGCCGGGAACTCTCTCAAGCGGTTCCTGGTGGCACAAGTAAGTCTGCAGCGtatttaaaaaggaaacaaatgaagttattgttttttgtttgtgggttcaaggtatttttttaaccaatggGAGCACTGGCAGCGGGTTACAAGGGAAGgacacatttcattcaaaaCCCATCTGGTTTAACAGGTCTCTGTAGAAATTGAAAGGGTagagcacatccatccattttctataactcTTGTCCTCATTAAGGCCTGATGTAAGATTTAGTCTAAGCCACATATGGGGGGACAAAACTAGTTCAGACTCTGGATAACAAGCAGTACTCTGCGTTGGCGCCGGGGGCAGGATGAGCCTTGGTTCAGTAGCATGATGGAAGCATTTCGGGATATATTTTCCTGCTCCTACTTTTTAAGCGCCTGGCTCCAATTCTCCTGTAATGAAAGTGCAAATAAATAGATGTGGACAAAAGGGtccactgaaaaaaatgccagtaGATGATTTTGTGACTTCGTGAGGTGCAAATAGACGAGGGATCACTGCAATATTTAACCTTTATTAGTCCACTTAACACCATTGACAACACATTTGCAATGATGGCTACATGGCTTACTGGTCAGTATGTGATAATAATTGGGTTTCCAtctttgtaaaaaatatttatttataaagggAACAAGCGGCACAGTGCctcagttggcctcacagttctgaaatcccgcctgtgtggagtttgcatgttatccccgtgcttGCAcgccgatcgtatgaagggtgACGTGACCTGTTTGCTGCAGACTTCATTatacgcactttttttttttttgtattgtatgaaATTAcagatattttcacattttaattaatgtaagcaagtcagatgaaaaaatttaaagcacaaataatttgCGGCCtgcggtatttttagaacatgtctCTGATTTGAACGTAGGCTGTCGTCACCTGGCAAGGCCGCGCGCCTCACGACTATGAACGACATGCGTACCCTTGTTTTGTTTCAGGAtctgtccaatccatttttaatttgcaaTTATTCTACCTCGAATTAAGGGCAATTATGTAGCCAAATGGGAatgcacggtggcgcagctgtaaagagttggcctcacacttcttgGGTCCCAGGTTGAATCcgggacccacctgtgtggagtttgcgggttttctctgggcactccggcttcctcccacatcccaaaaacacgcaaa
This DNA window, taken from Syngnathoides biaculeatus isolate LvHL_M chromosome 2, ASM1980259v1, whole genome shotgun sequence, encodes the following:
- the lrrc47 gene encoding leucine-rich repeat-containing protein 47, yielding MDAMKTWPEVEKAAVEKRRELVLQGAAADKKISSHGGLPSALYSLTLLNYLEVSQCPSLTEIHENIQRLTNLQSLILCRNKLACIPDVIRSLKSLKVLDLSSNNLGLLPDGITQLHELTTLNVSCNRLEALPDGLSKCSKLSNLNMSKNRISAFPSDLYSERLDLLCTLEASDNAISELARDIHKLPALKVLDLSNNQLSEIPSSLSDCPKLKEINFRGNKLNDKRLEKMVNGCQTKSILDYLRGKARQGEERGDMDGGRSVNDKKKRQQQKKKREEERDELEEVNKMVVRVLRVSDAPEALTVRVGAEVKDVRPYLVCCVVRGMNLKAGNSLKRFLVAQTKLHEDVCGKRTTATIATHDVQLLKGPLTYDAKPPTQLKIVPLGRKEMTAVELIRHLQLEADDLRKQKKRQNVTGLHKYLQLLQGKALYPCILDAEGHVISFPPITNSEKTKIKKTTKELFLEVTSAKSLQTCKDVMDALIAKMAELNKFTAEHREEAGSDGDGETPPDTTPAADACSELIVQQVRTVDQDGNLKVVYPSKTDLSSDIPNLTVIW